The nucleotide window AGAAGACGAGTTTAGCGATTGGTTGTTCCTAACAGCTTGGTTGCTGCGGCTAGAGAATCCCTTCACTTAATCTTCCCCGGTGCGGTGGCCTGCATTCGCTTGAGCCCGACGCGCTGGAGCATGCCCCCAATAGCTCGTCTGCGACCTCGCGTCGCGCTTCGTTTCGAGGTTCCGATGTATTTCAAATTCAAGTGCCCCGAGTGCGGTCAATCCCTGAAAGTTCGTCAAGAGTTAGCCGGTCAGAAACGGAATTGCCCCTACTGCAAAGCGACCGTCCGGATTCCGCATGCCGAGGAAGTCGCGGACGACTCGCCGAACTTGCCTGAGTTCGGCAGCGAATCTGGGGTCAGCGCTGGCGGGCTCGATCTAAGCAACCTGCAAACCGATTCCCCTTCCTCTCGCAAGAACCTTACGCCGAGCAAGAAGGCAGCCACCGCCAAGCCGAAAGCGTCGGAAGGGAGTTCTTCGTCCGAGGGGGACTTTACCGACCCGAGCGAAATCAACCTGGTGCCGACGGCCCTGGTTGGTCTGGCAGGGGCGGTGGTCTTTATGCTGCTGATGATTCCCCTGACCGGCACCTACTTCGGTGACTTGTTCATGAAGGGTGGAATCACGGGGGTTGGGATTCAAAGCATCTCTAGCTTCCTCTTTTTCTGGTCGCTGGCGATCCTCTGGCAGAAGCATCGCAAAATCGCGCGGCAGCGTGACTACTTGCTGATGGACGTGTTGCCGACCGATATCTCGCAGGAAATCACCGTCGAGAAGGTTGGGGCGTTTCTGGAAAACATCCATAGCCTCCCTGGCGAACATGGCGAAAGCTTCCTGGTCAACCGCGTCACGCGCGGCCTGCAGCACTTTCGCGTGCGGCAAAGCGCTGCCGACACGGCCACGATGATGTCTTCGCAGTCTGACATCGACGCCAACAATGTCTCGTCCAGCTACACACCACTGCGGGTGCTGATTTGGGCGATTCCGACGATGGGGTTCATCGGGACGGTGCTGGGGATTAGCCTGGCCGTTTCGGAATTGGCTGGCTCGCTCGGCGGGGGTGATTTAGAGAAGCTCACCGAGTCGCTGCAAGGGATGTTTGGTGGTCTGGGAACGGCGTTTAATACCACGCTGGTCGCGTTGGTGATGTCGATGATTATCAAGTTCCCGATGTCTTCGCTGCAGTGGAGCGAAGAAGGCGTGCTGAACTGGGTCGACGAGTACTGCAACGAGAACCTCTTGCGGCGGCTGAAAGATGGCCGCGAAAAGGTCGATGATAAACCGACCAGCCCGTACGATACCAAAATCTTCCGCCGCGCCGTCGAAGAAGCGATGGCAACCCAGCAAGCCGAGCTAGAAGGATGGGTCAAGAAGCTGGAACTGGTCGGCCAAACCATCACCCAGCAAACGTCCGACGGCTGGAACGAGATTAACAAAAAGATCTTGGTAAGCCAGCAAGACACCACCGGCAAGATCATGGATCAGGTCCAAGCTCGCACGGTTGATATGCAGAAGCGACAGGAAGAGCAGCAAGCGTTACTGCAAGACCAACTGAATCAAATGCAGGAAGTCAGCGCGCAGCTGCAAAACACGCTCGGCCAGTTGGCCAGTGCCTCGGTCGATTCGCACGTGAAGGTCAACGAAACGATGACCGACACTTCCGAACGCCTGGAAAAGTACCTCGGCGGCGTCGAGAAAGGGCTTTCGAGCCTCAGCGATGTGCTGGGAAAACTTGGCAACGAACAAGTCATCGTACAGCAAGTCGAAGCCCCGGCGGTCAACGGCAAAGGAGGAGGCTGGTTCGGTTTCGGGGGCGGCAGCAAAACGAAGACGCGCCGTAACGGGAGACGATAAATGGGACGGCGAAATAAGGAGACAGGAGAAGACATTTCGCTTTTCCCCTTCCTCAGCGTGCTGGCCTGTGTGATCGGTACGCTGGCAATGGTGATTGCCATGATCGCGATCCAGTCGCTCGACAACGACACCGTCGATCGGGCGATCGAGTACCAAAAGAAAGAAAAGGAACTCGAACAAGGCAACCAGGAACTCGCTAAGCTGCGGGAAGCGCTCAAAAAGAAAGAAGCCGAGCTCAGCAGCGAACGCTCCGAGGAACAACGTTCGCTGGAAAACGCTAAGAAGCGTTTGGCCGAACTGTTAGCCAAGCTCGAAAAAACGAACGAAGAGCTTTCGAAGATCTCTGTCGAGGGGCCCAAGGTCGACGTGGCCGCCCAAAACGAAGAGATCGCCAAGATGGAAGCAGAACTGAAATCGCGGCGGGAAAAAATCGCCCAACTCACCGCGCAACTCCAAGACCGCAAGTCACCTCCTGAGGAAGCCGAAGTTTCCATCGTCCCTGGCGGTAGCGGTGTTGGCTTCACGCCAACGTTTGTCGAGTGTGACGAAGGACGCATCGTGATTCACGATGGCGGCCAAACGACCCCGGTTCGCACCGCCGAACTGAACACCAACCCCGACTTCGCCAAGGTGTTGGAAGAAGTCAAAAGCGATGAAAAAGGGACGCTGGTCTTCCTGATTCGCGACGACGGGCTCAGCACCTATCACACAGCCCGCAACTTCGCCAATGCCAAGGGAGTCCGCAACGGCAAGCTCCCCGTGATCGGCGATGGCCGGATCGACCTGAGCTACTTTAAGAAACAAGCCAAGAACTCGTAAGCAGAAACACTTCCCCGCCATGGCCAAACGCAAAGCCGCGCAAGAAGATGAGGGACTCGACTCCCTGCTCGATACGATGTTCAACGTGGTGGGCATTCTCATCATTGTGTTGGTCGTGGTCCAGATCGGGATGCAGCAATCGGTCCAGCAAATCGCCAACAGCATCAGCGTCGACCCCGCCGCATTAGAGAAGCTGATTCAAGAGCTGGAAGAAGTCCACCAGGACAAGCTGAAAGTAGAATCCAATATCCAAGAGCTTAACCCCAACGAAGCCGACCTGGCCGAACTGATCAAACGCATCCAGTCCGAGACCGACAGCAAAGAGGCGGTGCTCAAATCGCAGCAAGGTGAACTCAAACAGGCCCTCGTCGCCCAAGAGAACGCCTTAGAAATGCAAAAAAAGGCTGAACAGAACAAAGAGGAGCGGCAAAAGCTCTCCACCGAACTGGGCAGTTCTCTGGAACAAATCGCCAAGCTCGAAGCGACGCTCGACGACACACCACCCCGGGCCCAGCGTCCGGCCAAAGTGGTGAACTTGCCTGATCCACGACCTGCCCCGGAAGGCATCAAGGAAGCAATCTTTGTTTGCAGTGGCAACCAGGTCTATCCGATTGTGATCGATCCGATCCGCGACGCTGCCAAGAAGCGATCCGAGTACCTGGCCGAGAAAGGGCTGCGCAAGTATGTCGACGATCCGCAGCAGGGGATCAACGCCGAGAAGTTTGTGAAGGACTTCAACGAACGTCCTTTCCAAGACGACTACTTCCGCATCGAGATGTACGCCGCCGGACGCGATCCTCGGCTGCGGCTCGAACCGAAAGAGAACGCTGGCTTCAAGATCGCCGAGATTCAAAGCCCCCGTTCGCGCTTCCGCAAGCTCTTAAGTCAGGTCGATCCAAACCAGTTCTACTTCAAGTTCATCGTGCTGCCCGATAGCTACGAAGCGTACGTCGAAACCCGCCATGTCACCGACGAAATGGGCTATCTCAGCGGTTGGGATCCACAAAATCAGGACTGGAAGTACACCACCTGGGTCGGCGGCAAAGTGAAGTTTGGCCCGGAACCTCCTCCGCCTGATCCGAATGCCCCCAAACCACCCCCGAAACCCCCTGGTCCGAAGCCGAACGTGCTCGACTAGCGGAAAATTCGCCAAAAACATTGCCAGGGTGACTCTTTATGCCTCTGCAGATGGGCCCTGGGCTGGTTTTGCATTAAACCAGCATTCGCTTCCCTCAAACCAGTCCTTATGGATTAGTTTACTTCATTGCTATTGGGGGGTTATTTGCGCGAAAAAACCACCTGCCTGGGAAAGATGGGGGCTCTTGGAAAAATATACCAAATCGTCGATCATCACCATTGCTTTATGCTTCGAGGGTGCTTATCAATCTACCTACGGCTTATTCAGTACCCCCTAATTCCTACGTCATTCGGAAACCCAATGAGACGAACATTTGCCCTTACAACCACTGTGGTTGCGGCACTTTTGGCCCTGACGATCGCGCCTTGCTGTGAGGCAGGCATCCTCACTGGCAACGAGTCCGGCAACACGCCTACCGGCAGCAACAGCTTCAACTACGACGGCACTAGCTACGACTTCATCGCCAAGTTCGACAACGGCCAACCGTTCCCCTTTGCGGACTTCACCTTTTACACGCTCGATCCCACTGGCTCGACTAGCTATACCTGGAATCAAGACGGAGATTGGGGAACGCACACATTCTCGGAAGTCGAGTTTATTCCTGGCACGACCAATCCCCAAGACATCCTCGATTCCATCCTGGGGCAAGAAATCGCAGGCTTCGAATATCACGGTACCACCAACATCGATTACTACTTAGTCAAAGCCAGCAACGAATATTCCGTGTGGGAGTACCAACCAGGGTTTAACCAGTTGTTCCTGGATGACGACGGCCAGCCAGGAGGTGCTCCTTGGGTTTCTGGTAAAACCCAAGGCATTTCCCACATCAGCTTTTATGGCAACCCGGCCGTCTCTTCTGTCCCTGAGCCAGGCTCGCTGGCCTTGTTTGGGCTAGGGGCACTAGGCATGGGCGCGATTGCCCGTCGCCGGCTGAAGAAACAAGCCGCCGCCTAACACGTCGGCTACCACCATAACAACCACGCATGAACGCGTCTCTTTCCTTGCCGAGAGAGACGCGTTTTTGCTACGCCATACGTTTTGCTGGCCACGGTAACCAAACCGTGGCAAAATGATCCTGCTCCCATTCCGACAAACAATCAATTGCAGCACTTGTGGCGGAACGTGCGTCTCGGATGATTGAATTTATGTAAGCCAGCCATTGGTCACGAAGCGATGAAAGCAGACTTCTTTTTCGACGAGACCTGCAACGGCCATCTGCGCGATGGCGAACAGATGGTGTGGCGCGGCTCTGCGCGGGGAAGCATTCCGCAAAATATCTGGATCACCAGTGGTTACTTCACCGCGACCGGAATCTTAGCAGGGCTGGCCAGCAATGCATTTTTTCCGCCACGCAGTTTTTCGCAAACGGCCTGGGGCGTGGCCTTGTTATTGGTAGCGTTCTTCGCGCTCTATCAAGCTGTCATGCCTCATGTGCGGACGTTGGCTATTATGCAGAAGACGCGATATGTCATCACCAACCAGCGAGCGCTGATTCTGGACGGCGTCGTAGAACTGCCTAGCGGATCGGTTGCCAGCGATCCGGTCACCGTTCGCTCGATCTCGCCAGAACAGTTGGCCCTGCGCACGAAGCCTGCGGCCAACGGCACCATCTTGCTAGGTCACGATGAAGTTGACAGCCTCTGGCAACGGTCTCCTTGCCGATTCGGTTTCTACGCCTGCAGCGAACCCGAAGGCGCCGAGATGGAAATTCGTCGGTTGCTGGGAGAACTTCCTCAAGTAGTTGAACACTCGGAACAGCCCCTGGATGGCCCTATACCCACGTTGGCTAGTTCATTCAATAAACGGCAGATAGGGCGTTTCGAGCGAGATATCTAGGCCAGGCTGAATAGGCATGCCGAACGCGTGCTTGAGGACTTCCTGGCTAATCCTGCATTTCCTCTCTGGCGAGGTCTGGCCTTGGTAGAACTTCGAGGCTTTTTCGAGTTCTCCTTTTTCAACCAACGCCGCAACCAAAACGCCGGTCAAAACTGGCTTGTAGCTATTATTCTGCGCACGCTGCAGCATCCGCTCGATTTCTTCGGTCGACATTAACCGTGCAAAGACTTTGAATTCCTCGGTAGACTCACCTTGGGAATCTTGGAAATGGTACCAATCCCCGGCATTGCTGAGTTCCACTTCGATCGCATGCAGAAACGCTTGTCTTGCGAAGTCGGTCATGCCGGCCTGATCGGCGACTTTGCCGATCTGTAACGCCACGTGATGGGTTTGCTTTGGATCAGTGGAACGCAGCACTTCGCTGGCTTTCAACAGTTGCCGCTCGGCCAACCGCTTGTTCCCTTTGGCCAACGCCACTTCTGCTTCCGCCACCCAGCGGATGATGCCAGCGTCGTACGCAATGGCAGCCTTCGTCTTATATTTCGAATACCCCGGCTCTTCTGGTGTTCGCCGTTTACGCAACACTTTCAGACACGACTCCGCGTTTTCACGCACATCGGCTTGTCCGATGGTGGTCAATAGCTTTTCCGCTTCGTCGTACTTCTTCTCGCGAGCGTACTCCACGCATATCGCATGAATCGCAAAGTCCTTGGCCTGGGGATCGGCGTCCGAGATTTTCGGCAATAGCTGGAGCGCGTCTTGAGTGTCACCACGCTTCGCTTGGGCAGCCACAATCAATTGCAGAGCGATTGCCTTATCTGGCTCGGTCAGTTGGTCGGCCAATTGCAGGGCATAATCAACCTGATCGGCACGAGAAGCCCACTGCGCAACAAGCAGGTAGTCCTCGACGGTCAACTGACGATGCGACTCGATCCAGGACCAAGCTTCATCGAAACGCCCCGCCATCACCAAAACACTCGCCACTCGCCGGACATCATCTTCAAAGGACGACTCGGAATACAAATCGTCGTTTTTATCTACTTGAACCAGAGCCTGGGTAGCGCTCTCCTTCAGCCGGGTGACCCACTTACCGCGTTCCGCCAAATCACCTTGAGCCGCCGCAGGGCCGTTGTTGCCGAGCAGCACCACGGCCGTGAGTACCGCTAGGAGAATGCCAGATTTCTGTTTTCTTTTGGTCACAGCTCTGTTCCTTCGCAAATCTTCTCGCAGCTTTTCCCGCTCGTTCCGATCGTATCTCATCGCTCCCCAGAGAGCAAAAAATGAGGGCAATTCGAGGCCAAAGAACTTAATGTCAGGTGGATAGCATTCTTCCTAAGCGTTTCATTGCAAACAACTTAGCGACTTATCCCGCACCCCCAAATTGACAACCGGGCATTCATCCGGCATACTTTCATCTCTGGCAAACGAAATTTCGTTTACCCCGGGTAGACCAGTTTGAATTATTCGTTAAACTGGTGCTTTCCTAGATGAGGGAATTGGGTCCTTAAGGGGATCTCACTTTCCTTTTGCGGGTGTAGCTCAGTTGGTAGAGCACAACGTTGCCAACGTTGTTGTCGACGGTTCGAATCCGTTCACCCGCTCTTACTTTTGATTGCTCTGCGATTGTTGCCTTTCCAGGCACACGCAGTGCATCAAAAACATCTGGTGGATGTGGCTCTTGGCAATTGCTTTTGCCGCATCGCCACGTTTTATCCGAGACGCTGTAACGCTTAAAACAGAGCGACGAGTCTCGCGGCGTGGGTGAGGACAAACCCACCCATTCTGCTCTGACATCGCTTGCTTTTGAAACCCGCGAACGATGCGGGGTTTCTTGTTATTCACCCCCAGATTTTGCGGAATCGCTGAATGAATTCGCCTGACATTGAAAACGCCGAAGGCTCGGTCGCTGAAGCGGATGCCCCTAAGAAGTTGACGCTGGACGTCAAAG belongs to Bremerella cremea and includes:
- a CDS encoding MotA/TolQ/ExbB proton channel family protein — encoded protein: MYFKFKCPECGQSLKVRQELAGQKRNCPYCKATVRIPHAEEVADDSPNLPEFGSESGVSAGGLDLSNLQTDSPSSRKNLTPSKKAATAKPKASEGSSSSEGDFTDPSEINLVPTALVGLAGAVVFMLLMIPLTGTYFGDLFMKGGITGVGIQSISSFLFFWSLAILWQKHRKIARQRDYLLMDVLPTDISQEITVEKVGAFLENIHSLPGEHGESFLVNRVTRGLQHFRVRQSAADTATMMSSQSDIDANNVSSSYTPLRVLIWAIPTMGFIGTVLGISLAVSELAGSLGGGDLEKLTESLQGMFGGLGTAFNTTLVALVMSMIIKFPMSSLQWSEEGVLNWVDEYCNENLLRRLKDGREKVDDKPTSPYDTKIFRRAVEEAMATQQAELEGWVKKLELVGQTITQQTSDGWNEINKKILVSQQDTTGKIMDQVQARTVDMQKRQEEQQALLQDQLNQMQEVSAQLQNTLGQLASASVDSHVKVNETMTDTSERLEKYLGGVEKGLSSLSDVLGKLGNEQVIVQQVEAPAVNGKGGGWFGFGGGSKTKTRRNGRR
- a CDS encoding PEP-CTERM sorting domain-containing protein, whose amino-acid sequence is MRRTFALTTTVVAALLALTIAPCCEAGILTGNESGNTPTGSNSFNYDGTSYDFIAKFDNGQPFPFADFTFYTLDPTGSTSYTWNQDGDWGTHTFSEVEFIPGTTNPQDILDSILGQEIAGFEYHGTTNIDYYLVKASNEYSVWEYQPGFNQLFLDDDGQPGGAPWVSGKTQGISHISFYGNPAVSSVPEPGSLALFGLGALGMGAIARRRLKKQAAA
- a CDS encoding tetratricopeptide repeat protein — protein: MTKRKQKSGILLAVLTAVVLLGNNGPAAAQGDLAERGKWVTRLKESATQALVQVDKNDDLYSESSFEDDVRRVASVLVMAGRFDEAWSWIESHRQLTVEDYLLVAQWASRADQVDYALQLADQLTEPDKAIALQLIVAAQAKRGDTQDALQLLPKISDADPQAKDFAIHAICVEYAREKKYDEAEKLLTTIGQADVRENAESCLKVLRKRRTPEEPGYSKYKTKAAIAYDAGIIRWVAEAEVALAKGNKRLAERQLLKASEVLRSTDPKQTHHVALQIGKVADQAGMTDFARQAFLHAIEVELSNAGDWYHFQDSQGESTEEFKVFARLMSTEEIERMLQRAQNNSYKPVLTGVLVAALVEKGELEKASKFYQGQTSPERKCRISQEVLKHAFGMPIQPGLDISLETPYLPFIE